One part of the Streptomyces ferrugineus genome encodes these proteins:
- a CDS encoding ATP-binding protein: MGVSERTVWRWLEQAKATGRAEAPVRQGYVVSDEVWELLGEAGGNVSELRRRLVAAGGEVPVPSMSTLSRVIRRDRRAGRALLTGREPEVAGPRRADPLSELGLNVVAEKGVGGQVFLREQKHLAQVPVLVPDAQVVHTPAVRSVLRTVAHAAAVGAVVCLYGDAGQGKTVALQYALSQLPHPARVRRVHVGVHPTVPELRRVLADALELGRRLPRGAGEADLMLVNALRQPRVLVLDEAQRLPGPALEFLRGLWDHPDTDTALVLAGAGSERALRRVPALASRVLTWELVPRLSPREVATVMAAFHPLWEDVSEDDVVWVDEHVGHGNFRTWAKLTSHLTAEIYGKSRAVVDRRLLERACARLMGPL; the protein is encoded by the coding sequence GTGGGTGTTTCGGAGCGTACGGTCTGGCGCTGGCTGGAGCAGGCGAAGGCGACGGGGCGGGCGGAGGCGCCGGTCCGGCAGGGATACGTGGTGTCGGACGAGGTGTGGGAGCTGCTGGGTGAGGCGGGGGGCAATGTCTCGGAGCTGAGGCGTCGGCTGGTGGCTGCCGGCGGTGAGGTGCCAGTTCCGTCGATGTCGACGTTGAGCCGGGTGATCCGCAGGGACCGACGGGCGGGGCGGGCTTTGCTGACCGGGCGGGAGCCTGAGGTGGCCGGGCCGCGCCGGGCGGATCCCCTCAGCGAGCTGGGCCTGAACGTGGTGGCCGAGAAAGGCGTCGGTGGGCAGGTGTTTCTGCGGGAGCAGAAGCACCTGGCGCAGGTCCCGGTCCTGGTCCCGGATGCCCAGGTGGTGCACACGCCTGCTGTGCGGTCGGTGCTGCGGACGGTCGCGCACGCGGCCGCGGTCGGGGCGGTGGTGTGTCTGTACGGCGACGCTGGCCAGGGTAAGACCGTCGCGTTGCAGTACGCCCTTTCCCAGTTGCCGCACCCGGCCCGGGTCCGTCGGGTCCATGTCGGTGTGCACCCGACGGTTCCCGAACTGCGCCGGGTGCTCGCAGACGCCCTCGAGCTGGGCAGGCGTCTGCCGCGCGGGGCGGGGGAGGCCGACCTGATGCTGGTGAACGCGCTACGGCAGCCCCGCGTGCTGGTACTGGACGAGGCACAGCGCCTTCCGGGGCCGGCGCTGGAGTTTCTGCGCGGGCTATGGGACCACCCGGACACGGACACGGCACTCGTGCTGGCGGGCGCGGGCAGCGAACGGGCGCTGCGCCGGGTGCCCGCGCTGGCCTCTCGGGTGCTGACCTGGGAGTTGGTGCCGCGCCTCAGCCCGCGCGAGGTGGCAACCGTCATGGCTGCCTTCCACCCGCTGTGGGAGGACGTCAGCGAGGACGATGTCGTGTGGGTGGACGAGCATGTGGGCCACGGCAATTTCCGGACGTGGGCGAAGCTGACCTCGCACCTGACCGCCGAGATCTACGGCAAGAGCCGTGCGGTGGTGGACCGCCGGTTGCTGGAGCGGGCCTGCGCACGGCTCATGGGGCCGCTGTGA